One window from the genome of Oryza glaberrima chromosome 3, OglaRS2, whole genome shotgun sequence encodes:
- the LOC127766580 gene encoding membrane-associated progesterone-binding protein 4, protein MVLGARLLLGLALLAALLAVVLQLYRLRKPRLWTKEELAVYNGTDESLPILLGILGSVFDVTKGKSNYGPGGGYHHFAGRDASRAFVSGNFTGDGLTDSLQGLSSMEVNSIVDWRKFYFERYIFAGKIVGRYYDDEGNPTKYLKGIEMKAKRGAQLLEKQKSEEAKIPSCNSKWSQQEGGEVWCETGYPRLVRRPGDIALTGQVSQRCACYKEEELDKAGLVVYEGCDYLSTSCKVS, encoded by the exons ATGGTGCTtggcgctcgcctcctcctgggcctcgccctcctcgccgcgctgctcgccgtcgtcctccagCTCTACCGCCTCAGGAAGCCG AGGTTGTGGACCAAGGAAGAGTTAGCAGTGTACAATGGAACGGACGAGAGCTTGCCCATACTACTTGGGATTTTGGG CTCGGTGTTTGATGTCACAAAAGGGAAGTCGAATTATGGTCCTGGAGGTGGTTATCATCACTTCGCTGGCAG GGATGCATCACGTGCATTTGTTTCTGGGAATTTTACAG GTGATGGTTTGACAGATTCTTTACAGGGCTTATCTAGCATGGAG GTAAACAGCATTGTTGACTGGAGAAAATTTTACTTCGAGAGATACAT ATTCGCTGGTAAAATCGTTGGACGCTACTACGACGATGAAGGCAACCCTACAAAATATCTCAAGGGTATAGAGATGAAGGCAAAGAGAGGTGCTCAGCTTCTTGAGAAACAGAAGAGTGAAGAAGCTAAAATACCCAGCTGTAATTCGAAATGGAGCCAGCAAGAGGGTGGTGAA GTTTGGTGCGAAACAGGCTATCCAAGATTAGTCAGAAGACCAGGTGACATAGCTCTGACGGGGCAAGTTAGCCAGCGGTGTGCCTGTTacaaggaggaggagttggACAAGGCTGGCCTGGTTGTGTACGAAGGGTGTGATTATTTGTCTACATCTTGCAAAGTGAGTTAG